A genomic stretch from Hemibagrus wyckioides isolate EC202008001 linkage group LG18, SWU_Hwy_1.0, whole genome shotgun sequence includes:
- the cpeb4b gene encoding cytoplasmic polyadenylation element-binding protein 4b isoform X1, which produces MGDYGFGVLVQNNTGNKSAFPVRIHPHLQPPHHHQNVTPSPAAFINSTTAGNGSTAGSPWLFPAATAHNNMQDDMGTDKPKAQQQELQETQEKQQQLSPVHQEGGIISELEKARSEESKPENGTSEGTNGKEKLRLESPVLSPFDYQEPSGLGTAVQSSTSSSSLTSFNNWSAAIAPTPSAIVNEDVGFFTPASNGPLLFQNFSHHVGPGFGGSFSPQIGAVSQHHAPPPHPHFQHQQHRRSPASPHNPPPFPHRGATFGQLPHLSSGLSKPPSPWGAYPSPSPSPSSASWSPGGGAYGSGTGWGGSRGADFRRGLNGAVTPLSSVSPLKKTFPNNHSASQKYTRPGTTFTPKTWMDETVGRSDNVFPFQERTRSFDGFSMHSLENSLIDIMRAEQDTLKGRLGFTHPGGDSPLPINARNYGRRRGHSSLFPMEDGFPDEERAEQSLPGLGSPHCFPHQNGERVERYSRKVFVGGLPPDIDEDEITASFRRFGHLFVDWPHKAESKSYFPPKGYAFLLFQDESSVQALIDACIEEDGKLYLCVSSPTIKDKPVQIRPWNLNDSDFVMDGSQPLDPRKTIFVGGVPRPLRAVELAMIMDRLYGGVCYAGIDTDPELKYPKGAGRVAFSNQQSYIAAISARFVQLQHGEIDKRVEVKPYVLDDQLCDECQGTRCGGKFAPFFCANVTCLQYYCEYCWAAIHSRAGREFHKPLVKEGGDRPRHISFRWN; this is translated from the exons ATGGGGGATTACGGGTTTGGAGTCTTGGTACAAAACAACACTGGCAACAAGTCTGCTTTCCCTGTACGAATTCACCCACATTTGCaacctcctcatcatcaccagaACGTAACGCCGAGCCCTGCCGCGTTCATAAACAGCACCACAGCTGGAAATGGCAGCACCGCCGGGTCTCCCTGGCTGTTCCCAGCAGCCACGGCCCATAACAACATGCAGGATGACATGGGCACTGACAAACCCAAAGCCCAGCAGCAGGAGCTGCAAGAGACGCaagagaagcagcagcagctctcCCCTGTGCACCAAGAAGGTGGCATCATTTCAGAGCTTGAGAAAGCTCGTTCAGAAGAGAGCAAACCGGAGAACGGCACATCCGAGGGCACTAACGGTAAGGAGAAGCTGCGTCTCGAGTCCCCTGTCTTGTCACCCTTTGACTATCAGGAACCGTCTGGCCTGGGCACAGCTGTCCAGTCCAGTACTTCCTCGTCCTCCTTGACCAGTTTCAACAACTGGTCCGCTGCCATTGCACCGACCCCATCAGCCATCGTCAATGAGGACGTGGGTTTCTTTACCCCGGCCAGCAATGGCCCACTGCTTTTCCAGAACTTCTCGCACCACGTAGGCCCAGGCTTCGGCGGCAGCTTCTCTCCTCAGATCGGTGCCGTGTCTCAGCACCACGCTCCTCCGCCCCACCCGCACTTCCAGCACCAGCAGCACCGCCGCTCCCCAGCCAGCCCTCATAACCCTCCACCCTTCCCCCACCGTGGAGCCACCTTTGGCCAGCTTCCTCATCTCTCCAGTGGCCTGAGCAAACCACCCTCTCCCTGGGGTGCGTACCCGAGCCCCTCACCCTCGCCCTCTTCAGCCTCCTGGAGTCCAGGCGGTGGTGCCTATGGCTCCGGCACTGGCTGGGGAGGATCTCGGGGTGCTGACTTTCGTCGTGGCTTGAACGGTGCAGTGACCCCGCTTagctctgtctcaccactcaAGAAGACCTTCCCAAACAATCACTCGGCCTCTCAAAAGTACACCCGCCCTGGCACCACATTCACCCCCAAGACCTGGATGGACGAGACCGTTGGCCGAAGCGACAATGTCTTTCCCTTCCAG GAGCGGACTCGATCATTTGATGGCTTCAGCATGCACTCCCTGGAGAACTCTCTAATTGACATCATGCGGGCTGAGCAGGACACCCTGAAAG GTCGCCTTGGATTCACCCATCCAGGAGGAGACAGCCCTTTGCCTATAAATG CAAGGAATTATGGGAGGCGACGAG GTCACTCATCCTTGTTCCCAATGGAGGATGGTTTTCCAGATGAGgaaagagcagagcagagcttGCCTGGACTAGGCTCTCCCCACTGCTTTCCTCATCAGAATGGAGAGCGAGTGGAGCGTTACTCACGCAAGGTCTTTGTGGGTGGTCTTCCCCCAGATATAGATGAAG ATGAAATTACGGCTAGTTTCCGTCGCTTTGGACATCTGTTTGTGGACTGGCCTCATAAGGCTGAGAGCAAGTCTTACTTTCCACCAAAAG GTTATGCATTCCTTCTGTTCCAAGATGAGAGTTCTGTCCAGGCTTTGATTGATGCTTGCATTGAAGAAGACGGCAAGCTTTACCTATGTGTGTCCAGCCCTACCATTAAAGACAAACCT GTCCAGATACGCCCTTGGAATCTGAATGATAGTGACTTTGTGATGGATGGATCTCAGCCACTGGACCCTAGAAAGACCATTTTTGTGGGTGGAGTGCCACGCCCTCTACGTGCAG TGGAGTTGGCTATGATCATGGACAGGCTGTATGGTGGAGTGTGCTATGCGGGGATTGACACAGACCCTGAGTTAAAGTACCCTAagggagcagggagggttgCCTTTTCTAATCAGCAGAGCTACATTGCTGCTATCAGTGCTCGTTTTGTACAACTGCAGCATGGAGAGATCGATAAACGG GTGGAAGTGAAGCCATATGTCTTGGACGACCAGCTGTGTGATGAGTGCCAGGGCACACGATGCGGAGGCAAATTCGCTCCTTTCTTCTGCGCCAATGTCACATGCCTCCAGTATTACTGTGAATACTGCTGGGCGGCCATCCACTCGCGTGCTGGCCGAGAGTTCCATAAACCACTGGTGAAGGAGGGTGGTGACCGACCTCGCCACATCTCTTTCCGTTGGAACTAA
- the cpeb4b gene encoding cytoplasmic polyadenylation element-binding protein 4b isoform X4: protein MGDYGFGVLVQNNTGNKSAFPVRIHPHLQPPHHHQNVTPSPAAFINSTTAGNGSTAGSPWLFPAATAHNNMQDDMGTDKPKAQQQELQETQEKQQQLSPVHQEGGIISELEKARSEESKPENGTSEGTNGKEKLRLESPVLSPFDYQEPSGLGTAVQSSTSSSSLTSFNNWSAAIAPTPSAIVNEDVGFFTPASNGPLLFQNFSHHVGPGFGGSFSPQIGAVSQHHAPPPHPHFQHQQHRRSPASPHNPPPFPHRGATFGQLPHLSSGLSKPPSPWGAYPSPSPSPSSASWSPGGGAYGSGTGWGGSRGADFRRGLNGAVTPLSSVSPLKKTFPNNHSASQKYTRPGTTFTPKTWMDETVGRSDNVFPFQERTRSFDGFSMHSLENSLIDIMRAEQDTLKGRLGFTHPGGDSPLPINARNYGRRRGHSSLFPMEDGFPDEERAEQSLPGLGSPHCFPHQNGERVERYSRKVFVGGLPPDIDEDEITASFRRFGHLFVDWPHKAESKSYFPPKGYAFLLFQDESSVQALIDACIEEDGKLYLCVSSPTIKDKPVQIRPWNLNDSDFVMDGSQPLDPRKTIFVGGVPRPLRAVELAMIMDRLYGGVCYAGIDTDPELKYPKGAGRVAFSNQQSYIAAISARFVQLQHGEIDKRVSSGSHQNYTRYSPTSLHKARSGSEAICLGRPAV, encoded by the exons ATGGGGGATTACGGGTTTGGAGTCTTGGTACAAAACAACACTGGCAACAAGTCTGCTTTCCCTGTACGAATTCACCCACATTTGCaacctcctcatcatcaccagaACGTAACGCCGAGCCCTGCCGCGTTCATAAACAGCACCACAGCTGGAAATGGCAGCACCGCCGGGTCTCCCTGGCTGTTCCCAGCAGCCACGGCCCATAACAACATGCAGGATGACATGGGCACTGACAAACCCAAAGCCCAGCAGCAGGAGCTGCAAGAGACGCaagagaagcagcagcagctctcCCCTGTGCACCAAGAAGGTGGCATCATTTCAGAGCTTGAGAAAGCTCGTTCAGAAGAGAGCAAACCGGAGAACGGCACATCCGAGGGCACTAACGGTAAGGAGAAGCTGCGTCTCGAGTCCCCTGTCTTGTCACCCTTTGACTATCAGGAACCGTCTGGCCTGGGCACAGCTGTCCAGTCCAGTACTTCCTCGTCCTCCTTGACCAGTTTCAACAACTGGTCCGCTGCCATTGCACCGACCCCATCAGCCATCGTCAATGAGGACGTGGGTTTCTTTACCCCGGCCAGCAATGGCCCACTGCTTTTCCAGAACTTCTCGCACCACGTAGGCCCAGGCTTCGGCGGCAGCTTCTCTCCTCAGATCGGTGCCGTGTCTCAGCACCACGCTCCTCCGCCCCACCCGCACTTCCAGCACCAGCAGCACCGCCGCTCCCCAGCCAGCCCTCATAACCCTCCACCCTTCCCCCACCGTGGAGCCACCTTTGGCCAGCTTCCTCATCTCTCCAGTGGCCTGAGCAAACCACCCTCTCCCTGGGGTGCGTACCCGAGCCCCTCACCCTCGCCCTCTTCAGCCTCCTGGAGTCCAGGCGGTGGTGCCTATGGCTCCGGCACTGGCTGGGGAGGATCTCGGGGTGCTGACTTTCGTCGTGGCTTGAACGGTGCAGTGACCCCGCTTagctctgtctcaccactcaAGAAGACCTTCCCAAACAATCACTCGGCCTCTCAAAAGTACACCCGCCCTGGCACCACATTCACCCCCAAGACCTGGATGGACGAGACCGTTGGCCGAAGCGACAATGTCTTTCCCTTCCAG GAGCGGACTCGATCATTTGATGGCTTCAGCATGCACTCCCTGGAGAACTCTCTAATTGACATCATGCGGGCTGAGCAGGACACCCTGAAAG GTCGCCTTGGATTCACCCATCCAGGAGGAGACAGCCCTTTGCCTATAAATG CAAGGAATTATGGGAGGCGACGAG GTCACTCATCCTTGTTCCCAATGGAGGATGGTTTTCCAGATGAGgaaagagcagagcagagcttGCCTGGACTAGGCTCTCCCCACTGCTTTCCTCATCAGAATGGAGAGCGAGTGGAGCGTTACTCACGCAAGGTCTTTGTGGGTGGTCTTCCCCCAGATATAGATGAAG ATGAAATTACGGCTAGTTTCCGTCGCTTTGGACATCTGTTTGTGGACTGGCCTCATAAGGCTGAGAGCAAGTCTTACTTTCCACCAAAAG GTTATGCATTCCTTCTGTTCCAAGATGAGAGTTCTGTCCAGGCTTTGATTGATGCTTGCATTGAAGAAGACGGCAAGCTTTACCTATGTGTGTCCAGCCCTACCATTAAAGACAAACCT GTCCAGATACGCCCTTGGAATCTGAATGATAGTGACTTTGTGATGGATGGATCTCAGCCACTGGACCCTAGAAAGACCATTTTTGTGGGTGGAGTGCCACGCCCTCTACGTGCAG TGGAGTTGGCTATGATCATGGACAGGCTGTATGGTGGAGTGTGCTATGCGGGGATTGACACAGACCCTGAGTTAAAGTACCCTAagggagcagggagggttgCCTTTTCTAATCAGCAGAGCTACATTGCTGCTATCAGTGCTCGTTTTGTACAACTGCAGCATGGAGAGATCGATAAACGGGTCAGTTCTGGCTCTCACCAAAACTACACAAGATATTCCCCAACCTCCCTTCATAAAGCAAGAA GTGGAAGTGAAGCCATATGTCTTGGACGACCAGCTGTGTGA
- the cpeb4b gene encoding cytoplasmic polyadenylation element-binding protein 4b isoform X2 → MGDYGFGVLVQNNTGNKSAFPVRIHPHLQPPHHHQNVTPSPAAFINSTTAGNGSTAGSPWLFPAATAHNNMQDDMGTDKPKAQQQELQETQEKQQQLSPVHQEGGIISELEKARSEESKPENGTSEGTNGKEKLRLESPVLSPFDYQEPSGLGTAVQSSTSSSSLTSFNNWSAAIAPTPSAIVNEDVGFFTPASNGPLLFQNFSHHVGPGFGGSFSPQIGAVSQHHAPPPHPHFQHQQHRRSPASPHNPPPFPHRGATFGQLPHLSSGLSKPPSPWGAYPSPSPSPSSASWSPGGGAYGSGTGWGGSRGADFRRGLNGAVTPLSSVSPLKKTFPNNHSASQKYTRPGTTFTPKTWMDETVGRSDNVFPFQERTRSFDGFSMHSLENSLIDIMRAEQDTLKGRLGFTHPGGDSPLPINGHSSLFPMEDGFPDEERAEQSLPGLGSPHCFPHQNGERVERYSRKVFVGGLPPDIDEDEITASFRRFGHLFVDWPHKAESKSYFPPKGYAFLLFQDESSVQALIDACIEEDGKLYLCVSSPTIKDKPVQIRPWNLNDSDFVMDGSQPLDPRKTIFVGGVPRPLRAVELAMIMDRLYGGVCYAGIDTDPELKYPKGAGRVAFSNQQSYIAAISARFVQLQHGEIDKRVEVKPYVLDDQLCDECQGTRCGGKFAPFFCANVTCLQYYCEYCWAAIHSRAGREFHKPLVKEGGDRPRHISFRWN, encoded by the exons ATGGGGGATTACGGGTTTGGAGTCTTGGTACAAAACAACACTGGCAACAAGTCTGCTTTCCCTGTACGAATTCACCCACATTTGCaacctcctcatcatcaccagaACGTAACGCCGAGCCCTGCCGCGTTCATAAACAGCACCACAGCTGGAAATGGCAGCACCGCCGGGTCTCCCTGGCTGTTCCCAGCAGCCACGGCCCATAACAACATGCAGGATGACATGGGCACTGACAAACCCAAAGCCCAGCAGCAGGAGCTGCAAGAGACGCaagagaagcagcagcagctctcCCCTGTGCACCAAGAAGGTGGCATCATTTCAGAGCTTGAGAAAGCTCGTTCAGAAGAGAGCAAACCGGAGAACGGCACATCCGAGGGCACTAACGGTAAGGAGAAGCTGCGTCTCGAGTCCCCTGTCTTGTCACCCTTTGACTATCAGGAACCGTCTGGCCTGGGCACAGCTGTCCAGTCCAGTACTTCCTCGTCCTCCTTGACCAGTTTCAACAACTGGTCCGCTGCCATTGCACCGACCCCATCAGCCATCGTCAATGAGGACGTGGGTTTCTTTACCCCGGCCAGCAATGGCCCACTGCTTTTCCAGAACTTCTCGCACCACGTAGGCCCAGGCTTCGGCGGCAGCTTCTCTCCTCAGATCGGTGCCGTGTCTCAGCACCACGCTCCTCCGCCCCACCCGCACTTCCAGCACCAGCAGCACCGCCGCTCCCCAGCCAGCCCTCATAACCCTCCACCCTTCCCCCACCGTGGAGCCACCTTTGGCCAGCTTCCTCATCTCTCCAGTGGCCTGAGCAAACCACCCTCTCCCTGGGGTGCGTACCCGAGCCCCTCACCCTCGCCCTCTTCAGCCTCCTGGAGTCCAGGCGGTGGTGCCTATGGCTCCGGCACTGGCTGGGGAGGATCTCGGGGTGCTGACTTTCGTCGTGGCTTGAACGGTGCAGTGACCCCGCTTagctctgtctcaccactcaAGAAGACCTTCCCAAACAATCACTCGGCCTCTCAAAAGTACACCCGCCCTGGCACCACATTCACCCCCAAGACCTGGATGGACGAGACCGTTGGCCGAAGCGACAATGTCTTTCCCTTCCAG GAGCGGACTCGATCATTTGATGGCTTCAGCATGCACTCCCTGGAGAACTCTCTAATTGACATCATGCGGGCTGAGCAGGACACCCTGAAAG GTCGCCTTGGATTCACCCATCCAGGAGGAGACAGCCCTTTGCCTATAAATG GTCACTCATCCTTGTTCCCAATGGAGGATGGTTTTCCAGATGAGgaaagagcagagcagagcttGCCTGGACTAGGCTCTCCCCACTGCTTTCCTCATCAGAATGGAGAGCGAGTGGAGCGTTACTCACGCAAGGTCTTTGTGGGTGGTCTTCCCCCAGATATAGATGAAG ATGAAATTACGGCTAGTTTCCGTCGCTTTGGACATCTGTTTGTGGACTGGCCTCATAAGGCTGAGAGCAAGTCTTACTTTCCACCAAAAG GTTATGCATTCCTTCTGTTCCAAGATGAGAGTTCTGTCCAGGCTTTGATTGATGCTTGCATTGAAGAAGACGGCAAGCTTTACCTATGTGTGTCCAGCCCTACCATTAAAGACAAACCT GTCCAGATACGCCCTTGGAATCTGAATGATAGTGACTTTGTGATGGATGGATCTCAGCCACTGGACCCTAGAAAGACCATTTTTGTGGGTGGAGTGCCACGCCCTCTACGTGCAG TGGAGTTGGCTATGATCATGGACAGGCTGTATGGTGGAGTGTGCTATGCGGGGATTGACACAGACCCTGAGTTAAAGTACCCTAagggagcagggagggttgCCTTTTCTAATCAGCAGAGCTACATTGCTGCTATCAGTGCTCGTTTTGTACAACTGCAGCATGGAGAGATCGATAAACGG GTGGAAGTGAAGCCATATGTCTTGGACGACCAGCTGTGTGATGAGTGCCAGGGCACACGATGCGGAGGCAAATTCGCTCCTTTCTTCTGCGCCAATGTCACATGCCTCCAGTATTACTGTGAATACTGCTGGGCGGCCATCCACTCGCGTGCTGGCCGAGAGTTCCATAAACCACTGGTGAAGGAGGGTGGTGACCGACCTCGCCACATCTCTTTCCGTTGGAACTAA
- the cpeb4b gene encoding cytoplasmic polyadenylation element-binding protein 4b isoform X3: MGDYGFGVLVQNNTGNKSAFPVRIHPHLQPPHHHQNVTPSPAAFINSTTAGNGSTAGSPWLFPAATAHNNMQDDMGTDKPKAQQQELQETQEKQQQLSPVHQEGGIISELEKARSEESKPENGTSEGTNGKEKLRLESPVLSPFDYQEPSGLGTAVQSSTSSSSLTSFNNWSAAIAPTPSAIVNEDVGFFTPASNGPLLFQNFSHHVGPGFGGSFSPQIGAVSQHHAPPPHPHFQHQQHRRSPASPHNPPPFPHRGATFGQLPHLSSGLSKPPSPWGAYPSPSPSPSSASWSPGGGAYGSGTGWGGSRGADFRRGLNGAVTPLSSVSPLKKTFPNNHSASQKYTRPGTTFTPKTWMDETVGRSDNVFPFQERTRSFDGFSMHSLENSLIDIMRAEQDTLKGHSSLFPMEDGFPDEERAEQSLPGLGSPHCFPHQNGERVERYSRKVFVGGLPPDIDEDEITASFRRFGHLFVDWPHKAESKSYFPPKGYAFLLFQDESSVQALIDACIEEDGKLYLCVSSPTIKDKPVQIRPWNLNDSDFVMDGSQPLDPRKTIFVGGVPRPLRAVELAMIMDRLYGGVCYAGIDTDPELKYPKGAGRVAFSNQQSYIAAISARFVQLQHGEIDKRVEVKPYVLDDQLCDECQGTRCGGKFAPFFCANVTCLQYYCEYCWAAIHSRAGREFHKPLVKEGGDRPRHISFRWN; the protein is encoded by the exons ATGGGGGATTACGGGTTTGGAGTCTTGGTACAAAACAACACTGGCAACAAGTCTGCTTTCCCTGTACGAATTCACCCACATTTGCaacctcctcatcatcaccagaACGTAACGCCGAGCCCTGCCGCGTTCATAAACAGCACCACAGCTGGAAATGGCAGCACCGCCGGGTCTCCCTGGCTGTTCCCAGCAGCCACGGCCCATAACAACATGCAGGATGACATGGGCACTGACAAACCCAAAGCCCAGCAGCAGGAGCTGCAAGAGACGCaagagaagcagcagcagctctcCCCTGTGCACCAAGAAGGTGGCATCATTTCAGAGCTTGAGAAAGCTCGTTCAGAAGAGAGCAAACCGGAGAACGGCACATCCGAGGGCACTAACGGTAAGGAGAAGCTGCGTCTCGAGTCCCCTGTCTTGTCACCCTTTGACTATCAGGAACCGTCTGGCCTGGGCACAGCTGTCCAGTCCAGTACTTCCTCGTCCTCCTTGACCAGTTTCAACAACTGGTCCGCTGCCATTGCACCGACCCCATCAGCCATCGTCAATGAGGACGTGGGTTTCTTTACCCCGGCCAGCAATGGCCCACTGCTTTTCCAGAACTTCTCGCACCACGTAGGCCCAGGCTTCGGCGGCAGCTTCTCTCCTCAGATCGGTGCCGTGTCTCAGCACCACGCTCCTCCGCCCCACCCGCACTTCCAGCACCAGCAGCACCGCCGCTCCCCAGCCAGCCCTCATAACCCTCCACCCTTCCCCCACCGTGGAGCCACCTTTGGCCAGCTTCCTCATCTCTCCAGTGGCCTGAGCAAACCACCCTCTCCCTGGGGTGCGTACCCGAGCCCCTCACCCTCGCCCTCTTCAGCCTCCTGGAGTCCAGGCGGTGGTGCCTATGGCTCCGGCACTGGCTGGGGAGGATCTCGGGGTGCTGACTTTCGTCGTGGCTTGAACGGTGCAGTGACCCCGCTTagctctgtctcaccactcaAGAAGACCTTCCCAAACAATCACTCGGCCTCTCAAAAGTACACCCGCCCTGGCACCACATTCACCCCCAAGACCTGGATGGACGAGACCGTTGGCCGAAGCGACAATGTCTTTCCCTTCCAG GAGCGGACTCGATCATTTGATGGCTTCAGCATGCACTCCCTGGAGAACTCTCTAATTGACATCATGCGGGCTGAGCAGGACACCCTGAAAG GTCACTCATCCTTGTTCCCAATGGAGGATGGTTTTCCAGATGAGgaaagagcagagcagagcttGCCTGGACTAGGCTCTCCCCACTGCTTTCCTCATCAGAATGGAGAGCGAGTGGAGCGTTACTCACGCAAGGTCTTTGTGGGTGGTCTTCCCCCAGATATAGATGAAG ATGAAATTACGGCTAGTTTCCGTCGCTTTGGACATCTGTTTGTGGACTGGCCTCATAAGGCTGAGAGCAAGTCTTACTTTCCACCAAAAG GTTATGCATTCCTTCTGTTCCAAGATGAGAGTTCTGTCCAGGCTTTGATTGATGCTTGCATTGAAGAAGACGGCAAGCTTTACCTATGTGTGTCCAGCCCTACCATTAAAGACAAACCT GTCCAGATACGCCCTTGGAATCTGAATGATAGTGACTTTGTGATGGATGGATCTCAGCCACTGGACCCTAGAAAGACCATTTTTGTGGGTGGAGTGCCACGCCCTCTACGTGCAG TGGAGTTGGCTATGATCATGGACAGGCTGTATGGTGGAGTGTGCTATGCGGGGATTGACACAGACCCTGAGTTAAAGTACCCTAagggagcagggagggttgCCTTTTCTAATCAGCAGAGCTACATTGCTGCTATCAGTGCTCGTTTTGTACAACTGCAGCATGGAGAGATCGATAAACGG GTGGAAGTGAAGCCATATGTCTTGGACGACCAGCTGTGTGATGAGTGCCAGGGCACACGATGCGGAGGCAAATTCGCTCCTTTCTTCTGCGCCAATGTCACATGCCTCCAGTATTACTGTGAATACTGCTGGGCGGCCATCCACTCGCGTGCTGGCCGAGAGTTCCATAAACCACTGGTGAAGGAGGGTGGTGACCGACCTCGCCACATCTCTTTCCGTTGGAACTAA
- the cpeb4b gene encoding cytoplasmic polyadenylation element-binding protein 4b isoform X5, whose translation MHSLENSLIDIMRAEQDTLKGHSSLFPMEDGFPDEERAEQSLPGLGSPHCFPHQNGERVERYSRKVFVGGLPPDIDEDEITASFRRFGHLFVDWPHKAESKSYFPPKGYAFLLFQDESSVQALIDACIEEDGKLYLCVSSPTIKDKPVQIRPWNLNDSDFVMDGSQPLDPRKTIFVGGVPRPLRAVELAMIMDRLYGGVCYAGIDTDPELKYPKGAGRVAFSNQQSYIAAISARFVQLQHGEIDKRVEVKPYVLDDQLCDECQGTRCGGKFAPFFCANVTCLQYYCEYCWAAIHSRAGREFHKPLVKEGGDRPRHISFRWN comes from the exons ATGCACTCCCTGGAGAACTCTCTAATTGACATCATGCGGGCTGAGCAGGACACCCTGAAAG GTCACTCATCCTTGTTCCCAATGGAGGATGGTTTTCCAGATGAGgaaagagcagagcagagcttGCCTGGACTAGGCTCTCCCCACTGCTTTCCTCATCAGAATGGAGAGCGAGTGGAGCGTTACTCACGCAAGGTCTTTGTGGGTGGTCTTCCCCCAGATATAGATGAAG ATGAAATTACGGCTAGTTTCCGTCGCTTTGGACATCTGTTTGTGGACTGGCCTCATAAGGCTGAGAGCAAGTCTTACTTTCCACCAAAAG GTTATGCATTCCTTCTGTTCCAAGATGAGAGTTCTGTCCAGGCTTTGATTGATGCTTGCATTGAAGAAGACGGCAAGCTTTACCTATGTGTGTCCAGCCCTACCATTAAAGACAAACCT GTCCAGATACGCCCTTGGAATCTGAATGATAGTGACTTTGTGATGGATGGATCTCAGCCACTGGACCCTAGAAAGACCATTTTTGTGGGTGGAGTGCCACGCCCTCTACGTGCAG TGGAGTTGGCTATGATCATGGACAGGCTGTATGGTGGAGTGTGCTATGCGGGGATTGACACAGACCCTGAGTTAAAGTACCCTAagggagcagggagggttgCCTTTTCTAATCAGCAGAGCTACATTGCTGCTATCAGTGCTCGTTTTGTACAACTGCAGCATGGAGAGATCGATAAACGG GTGGAAGTGAAGCCATATGTCTTGGACGACCAGCTGTGTGATGAGTGCCAGGGCACACGATGCGGAGGCAAATTCGCTCCTTTCTTCTGCGCCAATGTCACATGCCTCCAGTATTACTGTGAATACTGCTGGGCGGCCATCCACTCGCGTGCTGGCCGAGAGTTCCATAAACCACTGGTGAAGGAGGGTGGTGACCGACCTCGCCACATCTCTTTCCGTTGGAACTAA
- the nsg2 gene encoding neuronal vesicle trafficking-associated protein 2: protein MVKLGSNLQDKGIKAVSVEDGFQTVPLITPLDVTNLHCQAPDKVVVKTRTEYQTEQKNKAKIKVPKVEEYTISFTDGVSERLKVTILIVLALAFLACIVFLVVYKAFTYDHTCPDGFVYKHKRCIPASLEAYYTAQDAHSRGRFYTVISHYSSMAKQTMSRSVSPWLPNGNVQHDDKPPNTVSQ from the exons ATGGTTAAACTTGGGAGTAATCTCCAGGACAAAGGGATAAAAGCGGTGAGCGTTGAAGATGGATTTCAAACTGTTCCCCTTATCACGCCCTTGGATGTTACTAATCTTCATTGCCAAGCTCCAGACAAG GTTGTGGTAAAGACACGGACTGAGTACCAGACAGAGCAGAAGAACAAGGCCAAGATCAAGGTGCCTAAAGTGGAGGAGTACACCATAAGCTTTACTGATGGGGTGTCAGAGAGACTGAAG GTCACCATCCTAATTGTCCTGGCTTTGGCGTTTCTTGCCTGCATAGTGTTCTTGGTGGTGTACAAGGCATTCACTTATGACCACACCTGCCCAGATGGCTTTGTGTAcaag CACAAGCGATGCATCCCAGCCTCCCTGGAGGCCTACTACACCGCACAGGATGCTCACTCTCGCGGCCGCTTCTACACAGTGATCAGCCACTACAGCAGCATGGCTAAGCAGACCATGTCACGCTCTGTGTCACCGTGGCTTCCAAATGGCAATGTCCAGCACG